TGACCTTCGTGCTGGTGCCGCTCGATACGCCGGGCATCACCGTGCGCCCGATCCGCCAGCTCAACGGCCAGACCGGCTTTGCCGAGATCTTCTTCGACGACGTGCGCGTGCCGGTGGAGAACCGGCTGGCCGCGGAAGGCGCCGGCTGGCAGGTGGCCATGGCCACTGCCGGCTTCGAGCGCGGACTGATGCTGCGTTCGCCCGCCCGCTTCCAGGAGACCGCCCGCGCGCTGGTCAGGCTGTACCAGGCCAACCGCGATGCGGCTGACCGCGACCCCTCGCTGCGCGACGCGGTGCTGCGCGCATGGATGGATGCGGAGGCCTACACGCTCTCGACCTACGCCACCGCGAGCCGGCTGGTGCGGGGCGGCCCGAATGCTCATATCGGCGCGGAATCGAGCACGAACAAGGTGTTCTGGTCCGAGCTGGACATCCATATGCACGATACCGCGCTGGCCATCCTGGGGCAGGCCGCAGAAGTCGCGCCAGCGGGCCAGCCGCCGGGTTCTCTCGGCCACTGGCTGGATGGCTTCCTGTTCTCGCAGGCCGGGCCGATCTATGCCGGCACTAACGAGATCCAGCGCAACATCGTCGCCGAGCGCCTGCTTGGCATGCCGCGCGCATGACGGCACCCGGGGGAAACACCATGGATTTCGCATTGACCGAAGAGCAGGAACAGTTTGCCGAGGCGATCCGGCGCTTCCTGATGACCGAGATGACGCCCGAGCTGACGCGCGAGCTGTGGAGCACCGGGACCGGCCGCTCCGACGCGCTGTGGCGCCAGCTTGCCGACCAGGGACTGACCGCGCTGATGGTGCCGCAGGAGCAGGGCGGGCTGGGGCTGGGCGAGGTGGAATGGGCGCCGCTGGCGCAGGCATGCGGCTACTTCGCGCTGCCTGAGCCGCTGCTCGACACCGCGCTGGTGGCAACCGGCCTGCTGCGCGATGCACTGGCGCTCGGGCCACACCCGGCGCCCCACGCGGCGGCGCGCGAGCGCTGCGCCGCGCTGCTGGAGCGCATCGCCGGCGGCGATGCCCGCGTGGCGGTCGCGCATCCGCAGGAGCGGCTGGTGGCCGACGCCCATGTCGCCGACGCCATCCTGTGCGCGCATGAAGGCACGGTCCACCTGCTGCGGCCAGCCCAGGCCACGCTGACGGCGCGCAGCGGCCTCGATCCGTCGCGCCGGCTGTTCGAGCTGGCGTGGACGCCGGCCCCTGACACTGAGCTGATCCCCGCCGGCACTGGCCTGTGGGACATGGCACTGAACCGCGGCGCGCTCGGCGTGGCCGCGCAGCAGATGGGCCTGACGCAGCGCATGCTGGACCTGGCGATCGACTACAGCGCGCAGCGCAAGCAGTTCGGCAAGGCCATCGGCGCCTACCAGGCGGTCAAGCACCTGCTGGCCGACGTGGCGATCCAGCTCGAGTTCGCCAAGCCGGTGCTGCTGCGCGCCGCCGCGGCGCTGGCGCATGGCTTGCCGCACGCAGGAATGCATGTCTCGCATGCCCGCGTCGCGGCCGCGCGCTGCGCATGGACCGCGGCACGCCAGGCCATCCAGGTGCATGGCGCGATGGGCTACACCTGGGAGCTGGACCTGCAGATCTTCACCAAGCGTGCCTGGGCCCTGGCGGGAAGCTGGGGCGACCGCGCCTTCCACAAGGCGCGCCTGGGCGCGCACATCCTGGACGGCGAGCATGCCCTCGGCGCCGGCGCCACGTTTGCCTGAATTGCCCGATCCCAAGGAGAACCATGACCATGAAAGACGCCTATATCGTTGATGCCCTGCGCACGCCCACCGGGCGCCGCAAGGGCGGACTGTCGCACGTGCACGGCGCCGACCTGGGCGGCTTCGTGCTGGCCGAGCTGGTGCGCCGCAACGGCATTCCCGCGGAAGACTACGACGACGTTGTGTTCGGCTGTGTCGACACCATCGGCCCGCTGGCCGGCAATATCGCGCGCAGCGCGTGGCTGGCCGCCGGCCTGCCGCTGACGGTGCCGGGCGTGACCGTTGACCGCCAGTGCGGCTCGTCGCAGCAGGCCGTGCACTTTGCCGCGCAGGCGGTGATGAGCGGCACGCAGGACGTGGTGATCGCGGGCGGCGTGCAGACCATGACGCAGATCCCGATCTCGTCGGCCATGCTGGCCGGGCAGGCGCTGGGCTTTGCCGATCCGTTCTCGGGCAGCAAGGGCTGGCAGGCGCGCTTCGGCGATGCGCCGGTGTCGCAGTTCCATGCCGCGCAGCGCATTGCCGAGCACTGGAAGCTGTCGCGCGAGGCGATGGAAGCCTATGCGCTGCAAAGCCACCAGCGCGCCGCGGCCGCGATCGAGGGCGGCCGCTTTGCCCGCGAGATCGTGCCGTGCGAGGGCGTGAAGCATGACGAGACGCCGCGCCCCGATACCACGCTGGCCAGGATGGCCGCGCTGGAGCCGCTGATGCCGGGCAGTGCGCTGACCGCCGCGGTGTCCAGCCAGACCGCCGACGCCGCCGCCGCGCTGCTGATCGTTTCCGAAGACGCGCTCAAGCGCTACCAGCTCAAGCCGCGGGCGCGCATCGCGCATATGAGCGT
This genomic window from Cupriavidus oxalaticus contains:
- a CDS encoding acyl-CoA dehydrogenase family protein, encoding MQLEYTDAQRAFRAEVRDWMAAHVPRSPLASFDTGEGFAQHRAWEATLNQGRWSMVTWPAELGGRGCDLIEWLIFEEEYWRAGAPMRVNQNGIFLLGPTLMEFGTAAQKARFLPRMASGEHIWAQGWSEPNAGSDMAAIRCSAIRDGDDYVINGQKIWSTRAVWADWLFGLFRTDPASTRHHGLTFVLVPLDTPGITVRPIRQLNGQTGFAEIFFDDVRVPVENRLAAEGAGWQVAMATAGFERGLMLRSPARFQETARALVRLYQANRDAADRDPSLRDAVLRAWMDAEAYTLSTYATASRLVRGGPNAHIGAESSTNKVFWSELDIHMHDTALAILGQAAEVAPAGQPPGSLGHWLDGFLFSQAGPIYAGTNEIQRNIVAERLLGMPRA
- a CDS encoding acyl-CoA dehydrogenase family protein, which produces MDFALTEEQEQFAEAIRRFLMTEMTPELTRELWSTGTGRSDALWRQLADQGLTALMVPQEQGGLGLGEVEWAPLAQACGYFALPEPLLDTALVATGLLRDALALGPHPAPHAAARERCAALLERIAGGDARVAVAHPQERLVADAHVADAILCAHEGTVHLLRPAQATLTARSGLDPSRRLFELAWTPAPDTELIPAGTGLWDMALNRGALGVAAQQMGLTQRMLDLAIDYSAQRKQFGKAIGAYQAVKHLLADVAIQLEFAKPVLLRAAAALAHGLPHAGMHVSHARVAAARCAWTAARQAIQVHGAMGYTWELDLQIFTKRAWALAGSWGDRAFHKARLGAHILDGEHALGAGATFA
- a CDS encoding acetyl-CoA C-acetyltransferase, which translates into the protein MKDAYIVDALRTPTGRRKGGLSHVHGADLGGFVLAELVRRNGIPAEDYDDVVFGCVDTIGPLAGNIARSAWLAAGLPLTVPGVTVDRQCGSSQQAVHFAAQAVMSGTQDVVIAGGVQTMTQIPISSAMLAGQALGFADPFSGSKGWQARFGDAPVSQFHAAQRIAEHWKLSREAMEAYALQSHQRAAAAIEGGRFAREIVPCEGVKHDETPRPDTTLARMAALEPLMPGSALTAAVSSQTADAAAALLIVSEDALKRYQLKPRARIAHMSVMGDDPLWMLTAPIPATKRALERSGLRLADIDVVEINEAFASVAMAWLAETGYAPERTNPNGGAIALGHPLGATGARLMTTLLHELERTGGRYGLQTMCEGGGLANVTIIERL